From one Staphylococcus kloosii genomic stretch:
- a CDS encoding F0F1 ATP synthase subunit epsilon: MSTLSLNIVTPNGSVYDRDDVELAVMQTTAGEIGVMFGHIPTVAALKTGYVKVNFDGGSEFIAVSEGFVEIRQHKLSIIVQTAEAAKDIDVDRAQTAKTKAEEHLNSEQNSGDLHRAERALERANNRLYVATLK, from the coding sequence ATGAGTACATTAAGCCTAAATATTGTCACTCCTAATGGCTCAGTTTACGACAGGGATGATGTCGAGTTAGCTGTAATGCAAACAACAGCTGGTGAGATTGGTGTTATGTTCGGACACATTCCTACCGTAGCAGCGCTAAAAACTGGCTATGTCAAAGTTAACTTTGATGGTGGTTCAGAATTTATCGCAGTGAGTGAAGGTTTTGTTGAAATAAGACAGCATAAATTATCGATTATTGTTCAAACTGCTGAAGCTGCTAAAGACATTGATGTTGATAGAGCACAGACAGCAAAAACAAAAGCCGAAGAGCATTTGAATAGCGAGCAAAATAGCGGTGATTTACATAGAGCTGAACGCGCACTTGAACGTGCGAATAACAGACTTTATGTTGCTACTTTAAAATAA
- the atpD gene encoding F0F1 ATP synthase subunit beta, giving the protein MGVGRVTQIMGPVVDVRFEHNEVPEINNALVLDVKNGEKTTSLTLEVAIQLGDDVVRTIAMDGTEGVKRGTEVKDTGRSISVPVGDATLGRVFNVLGDTIDLDEEIDSSVRRDPIHRQSPAFDELSTNVEILETGIKVVDLLAPYLKGGKIGLFGGAGVGKTVLIQELINNIAQEHGGISVFAGVGERTREGNDLYFEMSDSGVIKKTAMVFGQMNEPPGARMRVALSGLTMAEYFRDEEGKDVLLFIDNIFRFTQAGSEVSALLGRLPSAVGYQPTLSTEMGQLQERITSTNKGSVTSIQAVFVPADDYTDPAPANVFAHLDSTTNLERKLTEMGIYPAVDPLASTSRALEPSIVGQEHYDVAREVQSTLQKYRELQDIIAILGMDELSEDDKQTVERARRIQFFLSQNFHVAEQFTGQKGSYVPVKRTVADFKDILEGKYDHIPEDAFRLVGSMDDVIAKAKDMGVEV; this is encoded by the coding sequence ATGGGAGTAGGCCGTGTGACCCAAATTATGGGGCCAGTCGTAGACGTTCGTTTTGAACATAACGAAGTGCCTGAAATTAATAATGCCTTAGTACTAGATGTTAAAAATGGCGAAAAAACGACATCATTAACATTAGAAGTTGCTATCCAATTAGGCGATGACGTTGTACGTACAATTGCTATGGATGGAACTGAAGGTGTTAAACGTGGTACTGAAGTCAAAGATACAGGTAGAAGTATTAGTGTACCAGTTGGAGATGCTACATTAGGTAGAGTATTCAACGTTCTTGGTGACACAATTGACTTAGATGAAGAAATCGATTCTTCTGTACGTCGTGACCCAATTCATAGACAATCTCCAGCTTTTGACGAATTATCTACAAACGTAGAAATTTTAGAAACTGGTATCAAAGTAGTAGATTTATTAGCACCATACCTTAAAGGTGGTAAAATTGGTCTTTTCGGTGGTGCAGGTGTAGGTAAAACAGTATTAATCCAAGAATTAATTAATAATATCGCGCAAGAACATGGTGGTATATCAGTTTTCGCAGGTGTAGGAGAGCGTACACGTGAAGGTAATGACTTATACTTCGAAATGAGTGATAGTGGCGTTATTAAAAAGACTGCCATGGTCTTCGGACAAATGAATGAACCACCTGGCGCACGTATGCGTGTTGCTTTATCAGGCTTAACTATGGCTGAATATTTCCGTGATGAAGAAGGTAAAGATGTATTATTATTCATCGACAATATCTTCAGATTTACACAAGCTGGTTCTGAAGTATCAGCATTGTTAGGTAGATTACCTTCAGCCGTAGGTTATCAACCAACGTTAAGTACTGAAATGGGTCAATTACAAGAACGAATTACTTCTACAAATAAAGGTTCTGTAACGTCAATTCAAGCAGTATTCGTACCTGCCGATGACTACACTGACCCAGCACCAGCCAATGTCTTTGCTCACTTAGACTCTACAACTAACTTAGAACGTAAGTTAACTGAAATGGGTATTTACCCAGCAGTCGATCCATTAGCTTCTACTTCTAGAGCTTTGGAACCTAGTATCGTAGGTCAAGAACATTATGACGTTGCTCGTGAAGTACAATCAACGTTACAAAAATATCGTGAATTACAAGATATTATTGCAATCTTAGGTATGGATGAGTTATCTGAAGACGATAAACAAACAGTTGAACGCGCGCGTCGTATTCAATTCTTCTTATCTCAAAACTTCCACGTTGCTGAACAATTTACTGGTCAAAAAGGTTCATATGTACCAGTTAAACGTACAGTAGCAGACTTCAAAGATATTCTTGAAGGTAAATATGACCATATCCCAGAAGATGCATTCAGACTTGTAGGTAGTATGGATGATGTAATTGCAAAAGCAAAAGATATGGGCGTTGAAGTTTAA
- a CDS encoding ATP synthase subunit I: MKRFHIIFNQYIQYYIYALIVLVIVFFFTNSPFVLGLIIGTIGSLINTFTFEYYLAKAKKIETIHISTGNIWRYLTAILACVLWACFKDNINIFGVIVGLLVSYVLVIFKPLIHKKKV; this comes from the coding sequence TTGAAACGTTTTCACATCATCTTCAATCAATACATTCAATACTATATATATGCACTTATTGTATTGGTTATTGTGTTTTTTTTCACAAATTCACCATTTGTATTAGGACTCATAATAGGGACAATAGGATCGCTAATAAATACATTTACTTTCGAATATTATTTAGCTAAGGCTAAAAAGATTGAAACTATACATATATCTACGGGCAATATTTGGAGATATTTAACGGCGATTTTAGCATGTGTATTATGGGCTTGTTTTAAAGACAATATTAATATTTTTGGTGTAATTGTTGGTTTGTTAGTTTCTTATGTATTAGTTATTTTCAAACCGTTAATTCATAAGAAGAAAGTTTAA
- the upp gene encoding uracil phosphoribosyltransferase yields MGKVHVFDHPLIQHKLSYIRDVHTGTKEFRELVDEVGMLMAYEVTRDLELQDVKIKTPVTEMVAKRLTGKKLAFVPILRAGLGMTQGILNLVPAARIGHIGLYRDPNTLEAVEYFAKLPQDIEEREIVVVDPMLATGSSAIEAINSLKKRGAKHIRFMCLIAAPEGVEKMKAAHEDVDIYIAALDEKLDDHAYIIPGLGDAGDRLFGTK; encoded by the coding sequence ATGGGCAAAGTACATGTTTTTGACCATCCATTAATCCAACACAAATTAAGCTATATTAGAGATGTACACACGGGTACGAAAGAATTTAGAGAACTTGTTGATGAAGTAGGTATGCTAATGGCCTATGAAGTTACAAGAGATCTAGAATTACAAGATGTTAAAATTAAAACACCTGTTACTGAAATGGTTGCAAAACGATTAACAGGGAAAAAATTAGCATTTGTACCTATTTTAAGAGCAGGATTAGGAATGACTCAAGGGATTTTAAACCTTGTACCAGCTGCTAGAATTGGTCATATCGGCTTATATAGAGATCCAAATACTCTAGAAGCTGTAGAATACTTTGCTAAATTACCTCAAGATATTGAAGAAAGAGAAATCGTTGTAGTTGACCCTATGTTAGCTACTGGTTCTTCAGCTATTGAAGCAATAAATTCTCTTAAGAAAAGAGGAGCAAAGCATATTCGTTTTATGTGCTTAATTGCAGCGCCAGAAGGTGTAGAAAAAATGAAAGCGGCTCATGAAGATGTTGATATTTACATCGCAGCGCTTGATGAGAAATTGGATGACCATGCATATATCATCCCTGGACTAGGCGATGCTGGTGACCGTTTATTTGGTACAAAATAG
- the murA gene encoding UDP-N-acetylglucosamine 1-carboxyvinyltransferase: protein MDKIVIKSGNKLTGEVKASGAKNAVLPVLTASLLAAEGTSKLLNVPALSDVETINNVISTLNAEVSYDKDGEAVTVDATKDLFEEAPYEYVSKMRASILVMGPLLARLGHAKVALPGGCAIGSRPIEQHIKGFEELGADIHMDGGFIYANAKDGLKGTTIHLDFPSVGATQNIIMAASLAEGKTVLENVAREPEIVDLANYINEMGGNVVGAGTDTITINGVDKLHGVTHSIIPDRIEAGTLLIAGAITRGDVLVKGAIKEHMTSLVYKLEEMGVNLEYSDEAIRVRAEGELKPVDVKTLPHPGFPTDMQSQMMALLLTAEGNKVVTETVFENRFMHVAEFQRMNANITVEGRSAKIQGKSQLQGAQVKATDLRAAAALILAGLVAEGTTQVTELTHLDRGYVDLHGKLNSLGANIERIND from the coding sequence ATGGACAAGATAGTTATAAAAAGTGGCAATAAATTAACAGGAGAAGTAAAGGCTTCAGGAGCGAAAAATGCAGTATTACCAGTATTAACTGCATCTTTACTTGCAGCGGAAGGTACAAGTAAATTACTTAATGTACCTGCATTAAGCGATGTAGAAACAATTAATAACGTAATTTCTACATTAAATGCAGAAGTATCTTATGACAAAGATGGAGAAGCTGTTACTGTCGATGCAACTAAAGATTTATTTGAAGAAGCACCTTATGAATATGTAAGTAAGATGAGAGCAAGTATATTAGTTATGGGTCCTTTATTAGCTCGTTTAGGACATGCTAAAGTTGCGCTTCCTGGTGGTTGTGCTATTGGTTCAAGACCAATTGAACAACATATTAAAGGTTTTGAAGAACTTGGCGCAGACATCCATATGGATGGTGGTTTCATATACGCTAATGCGAAAGATGGACTTAAAGGTACAACGATTCATTTAGATTTCCCAAGTGTAGGTGCGACACAAAATATTATTATGGCTGCTTCATTGGCTGAAGGTAAAACTGTTTTAGAAAATGTAGCACGTGAGCCAGAAATAGTAGATTTAGCAAACTACATTAATGAAATGGGCGGTAACGTTGTAGGTGCAGGTACTGATACGATTACTATAAATGGAGTAGATAAACTGCATGGCGTCACTCATTCAATAATTCCGGACCGTATCGAAGCAGGTACTTTATTAATTGCAGGCGCAATTACACGTGGTGACGTGCTAGTTAAAGGTGCAATCAAAGAACATATGACTAGTTTAGTTTACAAATTAGAAGAAATGGGAGTTAACCTAGAGTATTCAGATGAAGCTATTCGCGTTAGAGCAGAAGGTGAATTAAAACCAGTAGACGTTAAAACTTTACCACATCCTGGCTTCCCAACAGATATGCAATCACAAATGATGGCATTATTATTAACAGCTGAGGGCAATAAAGTCGTTACTGAAACAGTATTTGAAAATAGATTTATGCACGTTGCTGAATTTCAACGTATGAATGCTAATATTACTGTCGAGGGTAGAAGTGCAAAAATTCAAGGTAAGAGCCAACTTCAAGGTGCTCAAGTCAAAGCCACAGACTTAAGAGCTGCAGCTGCTTTAATTTTAGCAGGATTAGTAGCGGAAGGAACAACTCAAGTTACTGAATTAACACATTTAGACCGTGGTTATGTAGATTTACATGGTAAATTGAATTCATTGGGTGCTAACATTGAAAGAATTAACGACTAA
- the atpB gene encoding F0F1 ATP synthase subunit A has protein sequence MQHKQPLVSWKVFGLDIVFNLSSIMMLIITAVIVFVVAIICTRNLQKRPTGKQNFIEWVFDFVRGIISSNMSWSKGGQFHFLAVTLILFIFVSNMLGLPFSVVTGHTLWWKSPTADATVTLTLSTLIILLTHYYGIKMRGTKSYFGNYTKPIFLLPINVFEEFTSTLTLGLRLYGNIYAGELLLTLLSGLVINHLAWGWIIGLPGLVVWQAFSIFIGSIQAYIFIMLSMVYMSHKVQSDH, from the coding sequence ATGCAACACAAGCAACCTCTTGTCAGTTGGAAAGTGTTTGGTTTAGACATCGTGTTTAATTTATCATCCATTATGATGCTAATTATTACAGCGGTTATTGTATTTGTAGTAGCTATTATTTGTACGCGTAATCTTCAAAAACGACCAACAGGCAAGCAAAACTTCATAGAGTGGGTTTTTGACTTTGTTAGAGGCATCATATCAAGTAATATGTCTTGGTCGAAAGGTGGACAATTCCATTTCTTAGCAGTGACATTGATATTATTTATTTTTGTCAGTAACATGCTGGGATTACCATTTTCAGTTGTGACTGGTCATACATTGTGGTGGAAATCACCTACTGCAGATGCAACAGTGACTCTAACGCTTTCAACACTCATAATATTGTTGACGCATTATTATGGTATTAAAATGAGAGGTACCAAAAGCTATTTTGGTAATTATACAAAGCCAATATTCCTATTACCGATTAACGTGTTCGAAGAGTTTACTTCAACGTTAACGCTCGGTCTACGTTTATACGGTAATATTTATGCAGGTGAGTTATTACTTACTTTACTTTCAGGGTTAGTAATAAATCATTTAGCATGGGGTTGGATTATCGGCTTACCAGGATTAGTTGTTTGGCAAGCATTCTCAATCTTTATTGGTTCCATCCAAGCATATATCTTTATAATGCTATCAATGGTTTACATGTCACATAAAGTACAAAGTGACCATTAA
- the wecB gene encoding non-hydrolyzing UDP-N-acetylglucosamine 2-epimerase, with product MKKIMTVFGTRPEAVKMAPLVQALKETEELQPVVVVSAQHREMLDGVLETFHIKPDYDLDIMQQGQTLSEITSRVLMKLESVIKEVQPDMILVHGDTMTTFAGSLAALYNQIPIGHVEAGLRTWNKYAPFPEEMNRQMVGVMADLNFAPTNNAAQNLINENKDESSIVVTGNTAIDAMSTTIGDDYDSAIIQKHKGKRVILLTAHRRENIGEPMEHIFKAVRRVVEQYEDVVVVYPMHKNPKVRTIAQQYLGDHERIELIEPLGVIDFHNFANNAYFILTDSGGVQEEAPSLGKPVLVLRDTTERPEGVEAGTLEIVGTEEAYVFNATVQLLDDESHYQHMSQARNPYGDGQASKRICDNIKYYFGLIDKKPEPFI from the coding sequence ATGAAAAAAATCATGACTGTTTTTGGTACTAGGCCAGAGGCAGTGAAAATGGCACCGTTAGTACAAGCGTTAAAAGAAACTGAAGAATTACAGCCTGTAGTGGTAGTTTCTGCACAACACCGTGAAATGTTAGATGGCGTGCTTGAAACTTTTCATATCAAACCAGATTATGATTTAGATATTATGCAGCAAGGGCAAACTTTGTCCGAAATCACATCTAGAGTGTTAATGAAGTTAGAAAGTGTCATCAAAGAAGTACAACCAGATATGATTCTTGTGCATGGTGACACGATGACTACTTTTGCGGGTAGTTTAGCGGCATTGTATAATCAAATTCCAATAGGTCATGTTGAAGCAGGACTCAGAACTTGGAATAAGTATGCGCCATTCCCTGAAGAGATGAATAGGCAAATGGTAGGAGTAATGGCAGACTTAAATTTTGCTCCTACCAATAATGCTGCTCAAAATTTAATTAACGAAAACAAAGATGAATCATCAATAGTCGTTACTGGTAATACGGCAATCGATGCGATGAGCACAACGATAGGAGATGACTATGACTCTGCCATTATCCAAAAGCATAAAGGCAAACGTGTCATTTTATTAACCGCACATAGAAGAGAGAATATAGGCGAGCCTATGGAGCATATCTTTAAAGCGGTCAGAAGAGTCGTTGAACAATATGAGGATGTTGTAGTTGTTTATCCAATGCATAAAAATCCTAAAGTTAGGACGATTGCACAACAGTATTTAGGTGATCATGAACGTATTGAATTAATCGAACCACTAGGTGTCATAGATTTTCATAATTTTGCAAATAATGCTTATTTTATATTGACAGATTCAGGTGGTGTGCAAGAAGAAGCACCATCACTTGGTAAGCCCGTGTTAGTTCTTCGTGACACTACAGAGAGACCAGAAGGAGTTGAAGCAGGTACTTTGGAAATTGTAGGTACTGAAGAGGCATACGTTTTTAATGCTACTGTACAATTGTTAGATGATGAAAGTCATTACCAACATATGAGTCAGGCACGTAATCCTTATGGTGACGGACAAGCTTCAAAACGAATTTGTGACAATATTAAATATTATTTTGGTTTAATAGATAAAAAACCAGAACCATTTATATAA
- the atpE gene encoding F0F1 ATP synthase subunit C — MNLIAAAIAIGLSALGAGIGNGLIVSRTVEGVARQPEARGQLMSIMFIGIGLVEALPILGLVISFIVMFM, encoded by the coding sequence ATGAATTTAATCGCAGCAGCAATCGCAATTGGTTTATCAGCATTAGGCGCAGGTATTGGTAACGGTCTTATCGTTTCAAGAACAGTAGAAGGTGTAGCACGTCAACCAGAAGCTCGTGGACAATTAATGTCAATTATGTTTATCGGTATTGGTTTAGTTGAGGCATTACCTATCCTTGGTCTTGTAATTTCATTCATCGTAATGTTCATGTAA
- a CDS encoding F0F1 ATP synthase subunit B has protein sequence MTATTNMFVLGAAEAHGVQWGTIIVTAITFLVLLGLLKKYAWGPLKEVMDKRERDINKDIDDAEQAKLNAQKLEEQNKQTLKETQDEVHRMIEEAKVQARQQHEEIIHEANVRANGMIETAQNEINSEKERAIADINNQVSDLSVLIASKVLQKEISEQDQKALVEKYIKEAGDK, from the coding sequence GTGACTGCTACGACAAATATGTTCGTACTTGGTGCAGCTGAAGCACATGGCGTTCAGTGGGGAACTATTATTGTTACTGCAATAACATTTCTTGTTTTATTAGGTTTATTAAAGAAATATGCATGGGGTCCATTAAAAGAAGTAATGGATAAACGTGAACGTGACATTAATAAAGACATTGACGACGCTGAACAAGCTAAGTTAAATGCACAGAAGTTAGAAGAACAAAACAAACAAACGTTAAAAGAAACTCAAGATGAGGTTCATCGCATGATTGAAGAAGCGAAAGTTCAAGCACGCCAGCAACATGAAGAAATTATTCATGAAGCTAATGTACGTGCGAACGGTATGATTGAAACAGCTCAAAACGAAATTAATAGCGAAAAAGAACGCGCAATTGCGGATATTAATAATCAAGTTTCAGATCTATCTGTACTTATTGCTTCAAAAGTATTACAAAAAGAAATCAGCGAACAAGACCAAAAAGCATTGGTTGAAAAGTACATTAAAGAGGCAGGGGATAAATAA
- the atpA gene encoding F0F1 ATP synthase subunit alpha, which yields MAIKAEEISALLRSQIENYESEMSVTDVGTVLQIGDGIALIHGLNDVMAGELIEFKTGVLGLAQNLEESNVGVVILGPYDDIKEGDEVKRTGRIMEVPVGNELIGRVVNPLGQPIDGQGPIHTTKTRPVEKKATGVMDRKSVDQPLQTGIKAIDALVPIGKGQRELIIGDRQTGKTTVALDTILNQHDQDTICIYVAIGQKDSTVRANVEKLRQEGALDYTIVVSASAADPAPLLYIAPYAGVTIGEEFMFDGKDVLIVYDDLTKQASAYRELSLLLRRPPGREAYPGDVFYLHSRLLERAAKLNDELGGGSITALPIIETQAGDISAYVPTNVISITDGQIFLQSDLFFSGVRPAINAGQSVSRVGGSAQIKAMKKVAGTLRLDLASYRELESFAQFGSDLDEFTAQKLERGKRTVEVLKQDKNKPLPVENQVLIIFALTKGHLDDIPVEDITRFESELNIWAKSNATELLDEIRTTGALPDAEKFETAINEFKRSFSKSE from the coding sequence ATGGCCATTAAAGCTGAAGAAATCAGCGCATTACTACGCTCACAAATTGAAAATTATGAGTCGGAAATGTCTGTAACTGATGTAGGTACAGTTTTACAAATTGGTGACGGCATTGCGTTAATTCATGGTTTAAACGATGTAATGGCTGGAGAGCTAATTGAATTTAAAACCGGCGTATTAGGCTTAGCTCAAAACTTAGAAGAATCAAACGTTGGTGTTGTTATTTTAGGACCATACGACGACATTAAAGAAGGCGACGAAGTTAAACGTACTGGTCGTATTATGGAAGTTCCTGTAGGTAACGAATTAATAGGTCGCGTAGTTAATCCATTAGGACAACCAATCGATGGTCAAGGTCCTATCCATACTACGAAAACAAGACCTGTTGAGAAAAAAGCTACAGGCGTAATGGACCGTAAATCAGTAGATCAACCATTACAAACAGGTATTAAAGCAATCGACGCATTAGTACCTATTGGTAAAGGTCAACGTGAGTTAATTATCGGTGACCGCCAAACTGGTAAAACTACAGTTGCTTTAGATACTATTTTAAACCAACATGATCAAGATACTATTTGTATTTATGTAGCTATTGGTCAAAAAGATTCTACTGTACGCGCAAACGTTGAAAAACTACGTCAAGAGGGTGCATTAGATTACACTATCGTAGTATCAGCATCTGCAGCAGATCCAGCACCACTTTTATACATCGCACCATATGCTGGTGTAACTATTGGTGAAGAGTTCATGTTTGATGGTAAAGACGTATTAATCGTTTATGATGATTTAACGAAACAAGCTTCTGCTTACCGTGAATTATCATTATTATTACGTAGACCACCAGGTCGTGAAGCTTACCCAGGTGATGTGTTCTACTTACATAGTAGATTGCTAGAAAGAGCAGCTAAATTAAATGACGAATTAGGTGGCGGTTCAATTACTGCATTACCTATTATTGAAACACAAGCAGGCGATATTTCTGCATACGTACCAACGAACGTTATTTCAATCACTGATGGACAAATTTTCTTACAATCAGATTTATTCTTCTCTGGTGTAAGACCAGCGATTAACGCAGGTCAATCAGTATCACGTGTTGGTGGTTCTGCACAAATTAAAGCTATGAAAAAAGTAGCAGGAACTTTACGTTTAGATTTAGCATCATATCGTGAATTAGAATCATTCGCACAATTTGGTTCAGATCTTGACGAATTTACTGCACAAAAACTTGAACGTGGTAAACGTACTGTTGAAGTTTTAAAACAAGACAAAAACAAACCACTACCTGTTGAAAATCAAGTATTAATTATTTTTGCTTTAACTAAAGGTCATTTAGACGATATTCCTGTTGAAGATATCACGCGTTTCGAAAGTGAATTAAACATTTGGGCTAAATCAAATGCAACAGAATTACTTGATGAAATCAGAACAACTGGTGCATTACCTGATGCAGAAAAATTTGAAACAGCAATTAATGAATTCAAAAGAAGCTTTAGTAAATCAGAATAA
- a CDS encoding DUF1146 family protein, giving the protein MEYLGQFAIIHLILHVVCICISYWALNVLRLDQFFKKGDPLKVQICMIFLAILLGTAVSNFIVDLLQFSTQVKYLLQ; this is encoded by the coding sequence ATGGAGTATTTAGGTCAATTTGCGATTATACATTTGATATTACATGTGGTATGTATTTGTATAAGTTATTGGGCACTAAATGTACTCAGATTGGATCAATTTTTTAAAAAAGGTGATCCTTTAAAAGTACAAATATGCATGATATTTTTAGCAATATTATTAGGTACTGCAGTAAGTAATTTTATCGTAGATTTATTGCAATTTTCTACACAGGTAAAATATTTGTTACAATAA
- the atpG gene encoding ATP synthase F1 subunit gamma has protein sequence MGSLKEIDTRIKSTKKMKQITKAMNMVSSSKLRRAESNTKLFRPYMDKMQDAITAVAGANQHTNHPMLKQREVKRRGYLVITSDKGLAGAYNANVLKNLIKDMDEYHKDNDDYSLMVLGQTGVDFLTNKGYRIDDSLTEVPDQPSFKSVQAIAEKAIDLYSDEDIDELTIYFSHFVNVLENKPSKKTVLPLSPEDSSLGHGQMSSYEFEPDKESILSIILPQYVESLIYGTILDAKASEHAARMTAMKNASDNASDLIDDLSLEYNRARQAEITQQITEIVGGSAALE, from the coding sequence ATGGGATCTCTTAAAGAAATTGATACACGTATAAAATCCACGAAGAAAATGAAACAAATTACCAAAGCGATGAACATGGTGTCAAGTTCTAAGTTACGTCGTGCGGAAAGTAATACAAAGTTATTTAGACCTTACATGGATAAAATGCAAGATGCTATAACAGCCGTGGCTGGTGCAAATCAACATACAAACCACCCGATGTTAAAACAACGTGAAGTTAAAAGACGTGGTTACCTAGTCATTACTAGTGACAAAGGTTTAGCAGGTGCATATAATGCCAATGTTTTGAAAAACCTAATTAAAGACATGGATGAGTATCATAAAGACAATGATGATTATTCATTAATGGTATTAGGTCAAACAGGTGTAGATTTCTTAACTAATAAAGGCTATCGCATTGATGACTCTTTAACGGAAGTGCCAGATCAACCTTCTTTCAAAAGCGTTCAAGCTATTGCTGAAAAGGCGATTGATTTATATAGTGATGAAGATATCGATGAATTAACGATTTATTTCAGTCATTTTGTCAATGTTTTAGAAAATAAACCTTCGAAGAAAACGGTACTTCCATTATCTCCAGAAGATTCAAGTCTTGGACATGGTCAAATGTCTTCATACGAATTTGAGCCAGACAAAGAATCTATATTGAGCATAATCTTACCTCAATACGTGGAAAGCTTAATATATGGAACAATCTTAGATGCAAAAGCAAGTGAACACGCTGCACGAATGACTGCAATGAAAAATGCGTCAGACAACGCATCTGATCTTATTGATGATTTATCATTAGAATATAACAGAGCGAGACAAGCAGAAATCACCCAACAAATTACTGAAATTGTCGGTGGTTCAGCTGCACTTGAATAG
- a CDS encoding F0F1 ATP synthase subunit delta: protein MAKVAMKYAKALFDASLDANNLDVVYEEFSEVEKGVSSEIHGLKELDLDPKKNKEQRVQFAEKVFANTNDYLLNMFKVLASNRHLGMISEVYNSFNHLYNKHNNRDYAVVESVYALSNDELDEIGKIIIQQTKLSKVLLKNEINKELIGGIRVKVGTKVMDASVQNDLAQLEKKFKRAH from the coding sequence ATGGCGAAAGTAGCAATGAAATACGCTAAAGCTTTATTTGACGCCTCTCTTGATGCTAATAACTTGGATGTCGTTTATGAAGAATTTTCTGAGGTTGAAAAAGGGGTTTCTTCTGAAATCCATGGTTTAAAAGAGTTAGACCTAGACCCTAAAAAAAATAAAGAACAACGCGTTCAATTTGCTGAAAAAGTGTTTGCAAATACTAATGACTATTTATTAAATATGTTCAAAGTACTTGCTTCAAATAGACATCTTGGAATGATTAGTGAAGTTTATAATTCATTTAATCATCTATACAATAAACACAATAATCGAGATTATGCAGTTGTAGAATCAGTATATGCTTTATCAAATGATGAATTAGATGAAATTGGAAAAATAATAATACAGCAAACGAAATTATCTAAAGTCTTACTTAAAAACGAAATTAATAAAGAACTTATTGGTGGTATTCGTGTAAAAGTTGGCACTAAGGTAATGGATGCGAGTGTTCAAAACGATTTAGCTCAATTAGAGAAGAAATTTAAAAGAGCGCATTAA
- the fabZ gene encoding 3-hydroxyacyl-ACP dehydratase FabZ → METIFDYNQIKQIIPHRQPFLLIDKVVEYEEGKRCVGIKQVSGNEPFFQGHFPEYAVMPGVLITEALAQTGAVAMLNNEENKGKLALFAGIDKCRFKRQVVPGDTLTLEVEITKIKGPIGKGSAKATVDGQVACSCELTFALQDAK, encoded by the coding sequence ATGGAAACTATTTTCGATTATAATCAAATTAAGCAAATCATCCCACATAGACAACCATTTTTATTAATTGATAAAGTGGTTGAATATGAAGAGGGTAAACGTTGCGTTGGTATTAAACAAGTATCAGGTAACGAACCATTTTTCCAAGGCCATTTTCCTGAATATGCGGTAATGCCTGGCGTATTAATTACAGAAGCATTAGCACAAACGGGTGCTGTCGCAATGCTAAATAACGAAGAGAATAAAGGTAAACTTGCGCTTTTTGCAGGTATTGATAAATGTCGTTTTAAACGTCAAGTTGTACCAGGAGATACTTTAACTTTAGAAGTAGAAATCACTAAAATTAAAGGCCCTATTGGCAAAGGCAGTGCTAAAGCAACTGTAGATGGTCAAGTCGCATGTAGTTGTGAGTTAACATTTGCCTTACAAGATGCAAAATAA